CTTAAGTTGACTGAATGCTTTTTAAccgtttttctttccttcttcctTTATGTTCGGTTTTGCAAGGAGAAGATGACACTCTCCCACCTTCCAtttcttattaatttatttttctatttagattattttatcatttaccaTTATAAAATTGTATTTAACTTGAATTAATGGAGGATCATcatcacatggccggccacttcatgaattaagggcattttgacatgcaaatccatacTTTCTCTCCTTGTTATTATTTAATCCTTTCAATttatctatcatcttttctaaatttctcaactaagtcctttcatgaaaattcacattcctaaggcTAATTTTAAACCTTTATTATTTCCACACATACACTACCACATTTAATGtatgcaattaaaattaaaataaatttttgtaactcggttttgtggtcccgaaaccacattccgactagggtctgatTAAGACTGTCACATATCTGGTATCTGCCATATACGAATAGTGTTATATCTCATTCTAGGGATTATCTTCAATCTGAGTCATTGGACAATTTGGACTTTCTTATGTCATGAACCATAAATGCTTGAAATTCTTTTATTTGATTTGGGGCATTTCATCATCAGTATAAACATGTTTTGGGTTTGAATCAAAATATGATCTAAAAAGAAGTCTGATAGTTATCGAACTCCATATGGGAATCCACCTAAAGGCAAGATTAATTAGTGTGTATCTGCTAAGGAATAGTATATGTGAATAACCATTCTGGAGAAAGGTGAAGTGTAAGATTGATGAGGAAATCTTTTGAAAGTGAGTTATGTATAGATATTCTTCAGAAAAGCACCTTCGTTGTTTCAAGAGTAAAGAAAGGTAGAAGTCTTCTAGTAAAGTATGATGTTAGCCAAGTAATGAAGCGAGAGATGATACGTTAAGTATGGTACTTGGCGTATAAGTATATGTATATCTGATATTATGAGTGTATTCACCAAAGACAGATTAATAATCTAAGATCTCCAGGATGAAGAATTCAACTACAAAGGTTCCAAGGTATTTCGCATTAAAAACTCACAAAGTGCATGTGAACTTATAAGCATTTTGTTCCTATTATAAGTGTAGTAGTAAATGATTCTGCTAGGAGAGACCAAGCTAGGATTGTGCCAGGGAAATGACGAGCTGGGATACTATGCATATAGAAAATATCTTAGAAGTATGATGTATAGTTCTCTACACCAAGAGAGTGTGTTTTAACAAACTATTGTGTTGTAATGTATTATTTTTCAGAGTCGGTTGTATTTTGAATGTTTTCCTTATTTCCTTTGTTCAGAAAACTTTTactaataatatgaaaaaaaattgaaaaattgaaaaaggaTTATGCACAGAtggttttaaaatttatgttaagTGTTCATTTGTGGTAACATCCGATATCCAAATTCGGTGATTCAGGTTGGGTAGAGGTGTTACACTATAACTCCAATACAGCATTTCCACTTGAGCAGTGCGAATCTATGAACGCCTCCTACTTCAACTTGCCTTTCACATCAAATAGCTCATACTTAAAAAGGTCCAATGATGCTAGATATTTACATTTCAAGCTTAAAATTCTTCCCCGACTTGAACCCTCAACTTTCCTCCTAATTTTTTACCATAGCTCACACAAGGTACAATTGAAAGCCAAGCCCACGAACTGGGCTCATGCAAATACGACGCCAACGTCCATATTGTAAATTTAATCGTTATAATAAATTACTAATTTCACTTGTTgactcatttaaattaaaaacaaaataaataactaGAACAAAAAAATCTACAGATGGTTGGCTAAAGAAATGGAGACAACACTCGCAGTGCAACACTTCAAAAATGAATGAACTTGTTTGTGTCTCAATATTGAATAATTTGATAGTTTAATAGAGAAAAAGAACGAAGGAGGGAAGGCGTTCTTGAAAACGCATTTCAACAAATGAGTTTTCAtcgaataataataatgaaagggTTTTCTATGCTTGAAAACACGTTTCAGCAAAATCAATTTTAGCAGACGCGTGCTTGAAAGGATCTTCAAAGTACTTGAAAATGTACCTTACATTCCCAGGGGCAGGGCATCTTGGCAGGCTTTGAGTGGTGGTGGACAAAAAAAGCATCTAGCTAGGCGAGCTTTCCTGGTGACATGTTAGGGAAAACACGTCTAGTTGGACACGCTTTCCACTAAATACAAAGAACGAATGTCTAGCTAGGCACGCTTTCCCTGACATGTCAGTAGGAAAGCTCGCCCAGCTCAACACGCTTTCTGTCCACCATTATTTAAAGCCTGCCAAGGTGCCCGAGAATCCCAAGTAAGATTTTATGCACCTctttcaaatatttgatgaaaaatgtctATTCTATGACACGTTTTCAACCAcgggttttttttttcaatctcagCCTTCCCCTGCACCTATAAAAGGGGGGATCTCCCTCCATACTCCATCATCCCTAAACCCATCATCTTTCTTGGCCATCATCCCTCCGCTTTACAATATTTCTCTCTCTGTTTTCTTCTCCACTTCAGTGTTCAAATTTTTTTTCGATAATATTTATTCTTGTTTGAGGTATTCTTGAGTCATCAGTGATGCGATATTGCTCTAAGCCACACAGGTTTCATATATCATGTTGAGATGGGACTATTACCTCATAAACATATCCTATGTAAATCGGGTTCCTCGGTGATGGTGTTTTATACGGTCACGAGTGGAAGTCTACATAAAGGTCTTGGTTAACAGCTATCATGAATCAGAGTATAACTAGGAAGCCAGTTGACAGTCGTTATGCAGTCATGAGCTCAAAATTTTTGGATATCCGGAAATGTTGCCTTATAAATATGATACAGAAGTTTGAGGGCATAATAATAGGGAAAAACTGTGAGGCTTCCTACTATATTCGATGTATTTTTTCCTCCATTTCCACGCAGTTGGTTTCTTTAACCTTCTTTCTTATCTGGAGGTCGGCACCGCCGTGGACGCAAGAAGACTCTCAGACGAGCAGTGACTATTTTGGTAGAGTAAAGGTGATGCTCCTTACGGGGCGACAATTGTTGTCGTTATTAAACAACCCATTAATAACTACAACCACTGTCGCGCCGACCCAAGCTTGACCTCAACTCTGTTGAAACATCTGCTTTTTGCCTGAGAGTCCTCTTGTGTCCACCTTGGTGTCAACCTTCAGATAAAAATGAAAGGTTAAAGATATCGGCTGCTTGGAAATAGAGAAAAAAGTTATGTTGATTACACCGGAAAACCCTTCATTTTTTCTTATGATTATGACCTCAATCTTATGTATGATATATATAAGGCATCATTTGCGGGTAtccaaaaattttaaactcatgACCGCATAATGATCGTCAACTGACCCTCAGTTATACTCAATCTCGTGACCACATAACGGCCGTCGACTAGGACTCCATTTAGATTTCAACCCGTGACCGTATCAAACACTGTCACTTAGAACCTGACTTCCATAAGATGGGTTTCTAAGGTAATGGTCATATCCCATCATaacatatgaaatgtatgtgttctGAGACGCGTTATCGCATCCACAGCCCCTCAAATCTAACTATAAATTTTTATAGTTTCACCCTCATAACCCTAAACAATAAAAACCTTTAAAAAGCCCTAAATCTAAAAACCTTAAAAATCGATGGCCGAGGAAAGAGTGTGTGAAAGTGTGTCTAGTTGGGTGTGCTTTCTCCTCAAGTGGCGAGAAAGCATGCCCAACTTTCACACCCTCTCTCCAAAATCAACATATTtccttagattttttttttaaataacttaTTTGGCCAATTAAAAAATCGACATATTTAGACAGTAGCCAGGAAAAAGTTACCAAAAAAGTaaacaagaaaagaaaaagaagaaagagaaaatattattaaaattgaaattataaattagttaaatataattttgtattgatctatataaaagaaaatttaaaattatagtatTGCTTTTAAGGATATGGAAAGGAGAATGTGGGGATTGGAGgagttaaaataatttataatagaaGATAATAGTAAACCTTTCAATTGCAATAATAAAAGTTTATATAACTTATTAattagttaaaatatatattttataaatatcattATCTTTAATATAACagctaattaaaatatatattatattaaaattataatttttgaaaataactTATATATAAGTTATCaattatatgttttaaaattattgGTTGTAAAAAGCCTTCAAACTTTTTCAACAAACAGCAATTAAGGTTTTTTTTACACTCAATTGAGTACttgaattttcaaaatatataaaaaaaaaggccctcaatttttttaagaaaaaacaatttttttacactcaattgggtacttaaactttcaaaatgcatcaaaaagaccctcaaaaattttcaaaatagcaATTAAGCCCTgcttttttgcactcaattgggtacttgaatCGCCCTAATTTTTTGCGTTAAAATCACCACGTCTCATAACCATAACGTGACATGtggcaaaaatgataaaaataaaaatcaataaaaatcataaaattattaaattttaataaaaataaaatatttaaattttattaaaattagaaaaatcgtaaaaaatataaaatatatagaaatatagaaaaattataaaattttataaaatcataagaaaattataaaaatgtaaagaaatataaaatttataaaaaaatattgtaccaaaataagcattttataatttttctatgacttttattgattttattttttaacatttttgccATGCCATGCTGTATTGCAAAACGTGATGACTTCAACTAAAAAAAATTTGGGAGTCGTTAACTTTAACGGTCAACAATTAAAGTTAATGGTTAAAGGGCTTTTTTAtgcattttacaatttttacaatttcttttacgatttttatatttttttctaattgttaataaattttaaattcttttttattaaaatttaataatttttataacttttcttgatttttatttttttataattttttgacaCATGTCAAGCCGTGGTTGTGACAGGAGGTggctttaactaaaaaaatttagGAGTAGCTAACTTTAATGATCAACTATTAAAGTTAAAAATCAAATGGaccttttgatgcattttgataGTTCAAATACtcaattaagtgaaaaaaaattaATGGCTTAATTCCTTTTTTGAAAATGTTTCAGGgttttttttatacattttaaaagtTCAAATGCCTAAttgagttcaaaaaaaaaaagaataaaagctTAACACTTTTTTTTAAAAGTTGAGGGTCTTTTCGATACAGTTTGAAAATTTAAGTACCCAATTAAGCGTAAAAAATTAGGagtttaattacttattttaaaaaatttgaagaCTTCTTACACCTTTAAGCCAAAATTATTGTatcaaattattaataaaatgtgattataaaatattaaatattcagTATATTAAGTAATACACGTgtaaatccaaataaaaatttaaatagatttatattatatattcacTTTCTATAAATATTAAGCTTTACAtttcttatatttatattttgattttaaattttaaatttatactaATATTGAAGACTATTTTAATTagctttatataaaaattattaaatgaatttaacatgtCATAATTAAATAATATCACGTGATATAAAATCAGTATATTCTATATAATATAAAGGGTTattaaatatatatgagataaatatcaaaattaaacaTAAACTTTGATACAATTtacaatattatatataaattttaatttggttcaatttttacattttactaaCCCCATTATCTATGTAAATTATAGACATGATATTTTATTAGGTTAAGAAAACAAGCAAATAAGCTTAAATTATTTTCACATGAATTAAAAAATATGATATCAGCAATTTGCATCACATAGATAATAGGAGACCTCTCTTCACCAAATTCATAAGGTTTTCATACAATGTGCGGTTACTTTGTTCTCTAAGCAGTAAACATTGAAAACTTAAAGCAGTAACAACATAGGTTTTAAACCTACACACTTATTAAGTGCTCTTAACCATTTTATTTTCCTACCTCAAAGAGCCCCCGTACCTCTTGGGAGTGGAATAAACAAAAGATACCATACCCTCTTTATATCTGCTCCAAAATAACCTCGGCACCAGAAACCTTGAAGTCAGATGGCGCACCCTCCACATTCAGAGCTTTCACCTTTCCATCGACCACGTAGGCTGACCATCTACACAAAACCAACCATAATCTTACCATTATTTGTTTCCTTAGCATAGAGCATCGTTCGTTGTCTTCAAGAATATGTAAAACAAGCAAATTCTAAAACAAGGCACCGACTGGGACAGATTCGTAGATTAAATTGGTCCAAGACCTCTCAAGTTTATATGAGGATCGGAGATGAATGTCAAAGGCGTTTCTTCGATCTATATGAAATTCTGATAACAAATGCATAGTTCTAGAAGTACCTTTCAGAGCGAGGCCCAAGCAAAGCAGCAGAGAGATCTTTTCCCAATTCCAGGCTCTTGTGGAAGCTCCCATCAAAGTCCCCATAAAATTCAATCTATAAAGAGATTTTAGATGATTAAGAGATGGATAAAAAAATAATGCACTTCAATAGAGAAAAGGGAAGGGAAAAACAAAAACAGAACAAATAGCTTCGAGTTCAGATTGTATTAATCTCAGTTTAAATTTTTACAAATGCCAAAGATCTTTCAAAGTGATTACAGGCCCTCAGATAAAAAAATAATGATGCGACAGACTTTCTATCTTCCTAATCACTACATCTCCACTGAACCATACGTAATAATTAGGAATATGAGAACAATGATAAATCCAAATTgcaaaacaataatattaaactcGTCAACAATCAACAAGACAGCATAAGAAAGAATTCGTACAATGCACAAGTAACACTACGCATCATTAACATGGAATGACTTACCACATCTTTGGCTTGCAGTTTGTCTGCCCAGGCATTCATAACATAAGGATCATTAATGGCAACACAAATGACTGAATCAATTCTTTTAGCCTTGAACTTATCGATGCTCTTCTTGTAACTAGGCACATGCTGTTGTGAACAAACACCTGTGTATGCTCCCTATACACAATCCCAAATACAATGTAAATCCAAGTTTCATCAAATTTCCATTCTAAATAATAACATCAGAAATAGCAAACTGATAGGTCCACACTCCACTTTCTTTTGTTCTTCTTCTTTCCTAAACCCGGTTCTTTGAAATACGAAAATCGTGCACCCTATGTTACCTAGACTTTTCTGTTTTGGACGCCTATGCCAGACACATATTTGGGCATAAATATCGGATTACAATCATCCAAATATATGAAAACGCTTAAAAAGAAAATTGGGGTATACTCGTGTTTGGCAGATACTTTCGTATCTGACACTCCCAATTCCGGGTAACATAGCAAGTGAACCAAATGCAAGGATACATCTACATTCTTCTTTAGATACTGCTAAATTGCTTTTTATTAAACTATTTAGTAAAATCTACCACATCGGAAAAGCTTTGAAAAGTTCCATTCTCTTTAACATAAACTACTTACTCCACTGCCAATTTCAGCATTATAAGAACTAAGAATCGTCACATCATAGATATCTAAACCATGCATATAGTACCTCATATACGGAGCAATCCTCCAGAATTCGTTAATATACAAATTTAAGCTCAGATTTTCCAAACACAATCTCGCAAAATCAAATTCCATCTCTCAATTTCCACATATATAGAGCAGGTGAAATTGGGGGGGGGGGAGAGAGAGAGACTTACAGGTAGTCCAAAGATGACAACTTTCTTGCCCTgaaatgaaaaattctaaaacaaaattaataCATACTGAATTAAATAATATTGAAAGAGAAACTATACAACGAAACCTTGAAGATGTCATTGACAGAAGTAGTGGAGAAATTGGAGGTAACGCCTTCATCCCAGCTTCGAGCTTTCTGGAGACTAACTTGGGATGCGGCAGACAGAATGTCAGTCCCCACAGCAACCGAGGCATAGCTTCTCCTTGACGCTTCCGTTAGAAGACTTGACTTGATAACGGATAAGGTTGCTCGCCTTAGAATTGTTGACGCCATTGGCTCAGGATGCAGCTGTTGGTATGGGATTCTTTGTCTCAGTCTCTGCTTTGCTTCCGATTGTTTCTTTCACAGGTTTTGGGAATCTTGTTGGTGGAACAAATGTGTTGGGCGGGCCTAACTGGCTTTAACCATTTTTGGACTAAGTTTTGGTATTCACAGCAAAAACAAGTCCTCTACGTTATTGGTCTAcagaaaaatgattttttttttaaatatattgatATTTGGAATgtctaatatatttttaaactacTTTTTTATCTTTACTattgtatttaataattaaattttattaaattaatttatatcttaaagttttcaaaataatataattaagagATTAAAACATGATAATTgacaaattaaattttcaaaaatgatAATTAGAATgaatatactattatttaaaaattacagaaataataatttaattcaaacatattatTTCATAAAAAGAAATGTCAAAACTCCTaagtaatattattaaaataataagataatataaaagatataatTATCTTTGTTTTATTTAGTAATTAGATAGAATGGAAGCTAATTActtaaaaatattcattttattctTCCAGCTCATTTGTTTTTAACATGTACAAATTGATTAACATGATTGTCAACTTTACTTTTGTAATTGAACATTGTTGGTCAGCcttcaattttaaaaatgattttctCCTCCTTACATTAC
The Gossypium arboreum isolate Shixiya-1 chromosome 10, ASM2569848v2, whole genome shotgun sequence genome window above contains:
- the LOC108454269 gene encoding peroxiredoxin-2F, mitochondrial isoform X1, translated to MASTILRRATLSVIKSSLLTEASRRSYASVAVGTDILSAASQVSLQKARSWDEGVTSNFSTTSVNDIFKNFSFQGKKVVIFGLPGAYTGVCSQQHVPSYKKSIDKFKAKRIDSVICVAINDPYVMNAWADKLQAKDVIEFYGDFDGSFHKSLELGKDLSAALLGPRSERWSAYVVDGKVKALNVEGAPSDFKVSGAEVILEQI
- the LOC108454269 gene encoding peroxiredoxin-2F, mitochondrial isoform X2, whose protein sequence is MASTILRRATLSVIKSSLLTEASRRSYASVAVGTDILSAASQVSLQKARSWDEGVTSNFSTTSVNDIFKGKKVVIFGLPGAYTGVCSQQHVPSYKKSIDKFKAKRIDSVICVAINDPYVMNAWADKLQAKDVIEFYGDFDGSFHKSLELGKDLSAALLGPRSERWSAYVVDGKVKALNVEGAPSDFKVSGAEVILEQI